In one Meles meles chromosome 17, mMelMel3.1 paternal haplotype, whole genome shotgun sequence genomic region, the following are encoded:
- the LOC123927616 gene encoding 60S ribosomal protein L32-like, whose protein sequence is MVAKNSSVDYGSSSSQLDIDGSPLLLSITATLRPLVKFKIVKKRTKKFIQHQPNQYVKIKCSWWKSRGIDKRIHRKFKGQILRPNTGYGSNKKSKYMVPSGFQKFLVHNVKKLEVLLIRNKSYYAEIAHNGSSKNHKAIMERATWLAIRVTSPDARLYREENEEIAYVHNVFVLIRP, encoded by the exons ATGGTGGCCAAAAACTCTTCAGTTGATTACGGCAGCTCTTCTAGCCAACTGGATAT TGATGGTAGCCCTCTCCTACTCAGCATCACGGCCACCCTCAGACCTCTGGTGAAGTTCAAGATTGTTAAAAAGAGGACCAAGAAGTTCATCCAGCACCAGCCCAACCAATATGTCAAAATTAAGTGCAGCTGGTGGAAATCCAGAGGCATTGACAAGAGGATACACAGAAAATTCAAGGGGCAGATCTTGAGGCCCAACACTGGTTATGGGAGCAACAAGAAATCAAAGTACATGGTGCCCAGTGGCTTCCAGAAGTTCCTCGTCCACAATGTCAAGAAGCTTGAAGTGCTGCTGATACGCAACAAATCTTACTATGCAGAGATTGCTCACAATGGCTCCTCTAAGAACCACAAAGCTATTATGGAAAGAGCCACCTGGCTTGCCATCAGAGTCACCAGTCCCGATGCCAGGCTGTAcagggaagaaaatgaagagatagcTTATGTGCACAACGTATTTGTGTTAATAAGACCATAG